The Polyangiaceae bacterium genome includes a region encoding these proteins:
- a CDS encoding dipeptide ABC transporter ATP-binding protein: MAGAPDAAEAPREKKKTLLQVERLAKFFPVRKGLLGRTKLVRAVDGVTFYVRSGETLGLVGESGCGKSTLGRTVLRLIEPTFGRIVFDQKDITPLSQAQLRPLRRRMQIIFQDPYSSLNPRMTVRAIVGEALSIHKLASSRSEEEAKVEALLTRVGLRPEAMHRYPHEFSGGQRQRIGIARALAVEPDFIVCDEPISALDVSIQAQIVNLLLDLQDEYKLSYLFISHDLKVVEYVSRRVAVMYLGKIVEVARAATLYEKRHHPYTRALLSAIPVPDPARRRLRILLEGDVPSPIDPPTGCSFHPRCPRAEKGKCDVESPPLQEIEKGSHHRVACWNPYV, translated from the coding sequence GTGGCCGGGGCACCCGACGCCGCGGAGGCGCCGCGCGAGAAGAAGAAGACGCTGCTCCAGGTCGAGCGCCTGGCGAAGTTCTTCCCGGTCAGGAAGGGCCTGCTCGGCCGCACCAAGCTGGTGCGCGCGGTGGACGGCGTGACCTTCTACGTGCGCTCCGGCGAGACGCTCGGCCTGGTGGGGGAGAGCGGCTGCGGCAAGAGCACGCTGGGCCGCACCGTGCTGCGCCTGATCGAGCCGACCTTCGGCCGCATCGTCTTCGACCAGAAGGACATCACGCCGCTCTCCCAGGCCCAGCTGCGCCCGCTCCGGCGGCGCATGCAGATCATCTTCCAGGATCCGTACTCGTCGCTGAACCCACGCATGACCGTCCGCGCCATCGTGGGAGAGGCGCTCAGCATCCACAAGCTGGCGAGCTCGCGCTCGGAGGAAGAGGCCAAGGTCGAGGCCCTGCTCACGCGGGTGGGCCTCCGGCCCGAAGCGATGCACCGCTACCCCCACGAGTTCAGCGGCGGCCAGCGCCAGCGCATCGGCATCGCCCGGGCGCTCGCCGTCGAGCCGGACTTCATCGTCTGCGACGAGCCCATCAGCGCCCTGGACGTGTCGATCCAGGCGCAGATCGTCAACCTGCTGCTCGACCTACAGGACGAGTACAAGCTCTCGTACCTGTTCATCTCCCACGACCTCAAGGTGGTCGAATACGTGAGCCGGCGCGTCGCCGTGATGTACCTCGGCAAGATCGTCGAGGTCGCCCGGGCCGCCACGCTCTACGAAAAGCGCCACCATCCTTACACGCGCGCGCTGCTCTCGGCCATCCCGGTCCCCGATCCGGCCCGCCGCCGCCTGCGCATCTTGCTCGAGGGCGACGTCCCGAGCCCCATCGATCCACCGACCGGCTGTAGCTTCCACCCGCGCTGCCCCAGGGCGGAGAAGGGCAAGTGCGACGTCGAGAGCCCGCCTTTGCAGGAGATTGAGAAGGGCAGCCATCACCGCGTGGCGTGCTGGAATCCTTATGTTTGA
- a CDS encoding ABC transporter ATP-binding protein, producing MSDTLLQVEHLTTAFHTDRGTLRAVDDVSFSVKKGKTLAVVGESGCGKSVTALSIMRLVPSPPGSIERGKIDFLGKDLVGLPEKEMRSVRGDKISMIFQEPMTSLNPVYSVGAQIVEAIRIHRKVSRRAARDRALEMLKLVGIPSPAERIDAYPHQLSGGMRQRVMIAMALACDPALLIADEPTTALDVTIQAQILDLLRRLQEDLGMSILFITHDLGVVAEFASDVVVMYAGRVVETGSVEQIFADPLHPYTRGLLASVPPMDSSQDAGKPRRLPTIDGVVPDLAKLPAGCRFADRCALYASGPDGAERCTNEEPELSRVAEDRSVRCHFAKGAN from the coding sequence ATGTCCGACACGCTGCTCCAGGTGGAGCACCTGACGACGGCGTTCCATACCGACCGCGGGACGCTCCGCGCGGTGGACGACGTGTCGTTCAGCGTGAAGAAGGGCAAGACCCTGGCGGTCGTCGGCGAGAGCGGCTGCGGCAAGAGCGTCACGGCGCTGTCGATCATGCGCTTGGTCCCGTCGCCCCCCGGCAGCATCGAGCGGGGCAAGATCGACTTTCTGGGCAAGGACCTGGTCGGGCTGCCGGAGAAGGAGATGCGCAGCGTCCGCGGCGACAAGATCTCGATGATCTTCCAGGAGCCGATGACGTCGCTGAACCCGGTGTACTCCGTGGGCGCGCAGATCGTCGAGGCCATCCGCATCCACCGCAAGGTGAGCCGGCGCGCGGCGCGTGACCGCGCCCTGGAGATGCTGAAGCTGGTCGGCATCCCGAGCCCCGCGGAGCGCATCGACGCCTACCCGCACCAGCTGTCCGGCGGGATGCGCCAGCGCGTGATGATCGCCATGGCGCTGGCCTGCGATCCGGCGCTGCTCATCGCCGACGAGCCGACGACCGCCCTCGACGTGACGATCCAAGCGCAGATCCTCGACCTGCTCCGGCGCCTCCAGGAAGACCTGGGCATGAGCATCCTGTTCATCACCCACGACCTGGGTGTAGTGGCCGAGTTCGCCAGCGACGTGGTGGTCATGTACGCCGGCCGCGTGGTCGAGACCGGCAGCGTCGAGCAGATCTTCGCCGACCCGCTGCACCCCTACACTCGAGGGCTGCTCGCCAGCGTCCCGCCCATGGACTCGTCGCAGGACGCGGGCAAGCCCCGGAGGCTCCCCACCATCGACGGCGTGGTGCCCGATCTGGCCAAGCTGCCGGCGGGTTGCCGCTTCGCCGACCGTTGCGCGCTCTACGCCAGTGGTCCTGACGGCGCCGAGCGCTGCACCAACGAAGAGCCCGAGCTCTCCCGCGTCGCCGAGGACCGCAGCGTGCGCTGCCACTTCGCGAAGGGGGCGAATTGA
- a CDS encoding VWA domain-containing protein, whose product MPPALGAQLPWLALALGLVVFGSYLGWALRRAGLGRRPLLLGLSLLGVLPVLYLGLTWARVLSEHYVRFERPLLALPAAVVVAAIAHRLLGLSPRQGAARRTLTELLIGFSALAAAFAVSGAELGKPLDRLAILVVIDRSRSIDLVPDADARVRSELQIAELGMRDDDRIGTLAFAAEAAVEDPLRPRSRLPAPQKVELGRDGTDIAGAIRRALAEVPADSAARIVVLSDGVSTRGDPLEAAAAAVAAGIPVDAVPLDQSKVPDVRVAALRMPPRASEGETIEMRIVTSASAETPLELRIFRDGQLLRKGNAKVAAGEDVLRLREQAPGPGLHRYDVEITALDPKLDVRPEDNTGSTFVRVRGQAAALVMERDPKLAGAMIRALEAAAFRVDSVGPSSVPADIAGFASYDVLVLSDIPAPDLSPTQIDALASYVRDLGGGLLLMGGDKSLGPGGYGKTPIEEVSPVSFDLKQERRRASLAEVIAIDYSGSMAMRAGKHTKLELANEAAARSAELLGTGDRLGVMHVDTVVSWTVPLGPLTDKAAISKAIRAVGPGGGGIYVDLTLQAAYAALDREKVNLKHLLLFADGSDAEERAGAFGLVAGAKSRGITTSVISLGRGSDTADLEKMARLGDGRFYLVEDAGRLPSIFAQETVLAAKSSINETTFKAEPASPGAATRGIDLGALPVLTGYVVTIPKGRAQVHLRGPEGDPILATWSIGIGRAGAFTSDYKDRWGRAWTSSPEASRLFGQLARDLTRRADDPRVRLEADAAGGELHVRANLVGDDGRAESFRRLKARVAGPDGFQREIPLEAVGAGAYAATIPLSRPGAYIATAIDEIAGDAVATTGAVLSAGEELRPTGTDRGLLTRVAEITGGQVRDTLAGIFKERSVKRFAYTSLTPPLLLLAALALLFGVGARKLALPERLSSLPARWRARARAREARTQAAAEARAEESRAATSTLGALRERKHERGAELPHPRVTTDAAPPSVPRFGHATPAPRPVVAPPPAHAAQAGAEPAAGPASSRQMSAAEILLARRRGRRK is encoded by the coding sequence ATGCCTCCTGCCCTCGGTGCGCAGCTGCCTTGGCTGGCCCTCGCGCTCGGCTTGGTGGTCTTCGGCAGCTACCTCGGCTGGGCCCTGCGGCGCGCAGGGCTCGGGCGGCGGCCGCTGCTCCTCGGCCTGAGCCTGCTCGGCGTGTTGCCGGTGCTCTACCTGGGCCTGACCTGGGCGCGGGTGCTCTCGGAGCACTACGTCCGGTTCGAGCGCCCCCTCTTGGCCCTGCCGGCGGCCGTCGTGGTCGCCGCGATCGCTCACCGGCTGCTCGGCTTGTCGCCGCGCCAGGGCGCCGCCCGCCGCACGCTCACCGAGCTCCTGATTGGGTTTTCTGCGCTCGCTGCGGCCTTCGCGGTGTCCGGCGCGGAGCTCGGCAAGCCCCTCGATCGCCTCGCCATCCTGGTGGTCATCGACCGCAGCCGCAGCATCGACCTCGTCCCGGACGCCGACGCGCGGGTCCGAAGCGAGCTCCAGATCGCCGAGCTCGGCATGCGTGACGACGACCGCATCGGGACCCTCGCCTTCGCCGCCGAGGCCGCGGTCGAGGACCCGCTCAGGCCTCGGAGCCGCCTGCCGGCGCCCCAAAAGGTCGAGCTCGGGCGCGACGGCACCGACATCGCCGGAGCCATCCGCCGTGCTCTGGCCGAGGTCCCGGCAGACTCCGCCGCGCGCATCGTGGTGCTGAGCGACGGCGTGTCGACCCGGGGCGATCCGCTCGAAGCCGCCGCCGCCGCCGTCGCCGCCGGCATCCCGGTCGACGCGGTGCCCCTCGACCAGTCCAAGGTCCCCGACGTGCGCGTCGCCGCGCTGCGCATGCCCCCCCGGGCCAGCGAAGGGGAGACCATCGAGATGCGGATCGTGACCTCCGCCAGCGCCGAGACGCCGCTCGAGCTACGCATTTTCCGCGACGGACAGCTGCTCCGGAAGGGCAACGCCAAGGTCGCCGCCGGCGAGGACGTGCTGCGCCTCCGGGAGCAGGCGCCGGGACCGGGCCTGCACCGCTACGACGTCGAGATCACCGCGCTCGATCCGAAGCTCGACGTGCGGCCCGAGGACAACACCGGGTCCACCTTCGTGCGCGTCCGCGGCCAGGCCGCGGCCCTGGTGATGGAGCGCGATCCCAAGCTCGCCGGAGCCATGATCCGCGCGCTCGAGGCGGCTGCCTTCCGCGTGGACAGCGTCGGCCCGAGCAGCGTTCCCGCCGACATCGCGGGCTTCGCCTCCTACGACGTGCTGGTGCTCTCCGACATCCCGGCGCCCGATCTGTCCCCGACCCAGATCGACGCCCTCGCCAGCTACGTGCGCGATCTGGGCGGGGGCCTGCTCCTGATGGGAGGTGACAAGTCCCTCGGGCCGGGCGGCTACGGCAAGACCCCCATCGAGGAGGTCAGCCCGGTCTCCTTCGACCTGAAGCAGGAGCGCCGGCGCGCGAGCCTCGCGGAGGTGATCGCCATCGACTACTCCGGCTCGATGGCGATGCGCGCAGGGAAGCACACCAAGCTCGAGCTCGCCAACGAGGCGGCCGCGCGCTCGGCGGAGCTCCTGGGCACGGGCGATCGGCTCGGAGTCATGCACGTGGACACCGTGGTCAGCTGGACCGTCCCGCTCGGGCCGCTCACGGACAAGGCGGCCATCAGCAAGGCCATCCGCGCCGTGGGGCCCGGCGGCGGCGGCATCTACGTGGACCTCACCCTGCAAGCCGCCTACGCCGCCCTCGATCGCGAGAAAGTGAACCTCAAGCACCTGCTCCTGTTCGCGGACGGCTCCGACGCCGAGGAGCGCGCGGGGGCCTTCGGCCTGGTCGCGGGGGCGAAGTCCCGCGGCATCACCACCAGCGTCATCTCCCTGGGCCGCGGCTCCGACACGGCGGATCTCGAGAAGATGGCGCGCCTCGGCGACGGGCGCTTCTACCTGGTCGAGGACGCGGGCCGGCTCCCCAGCATCTTCGCTCAAGAGACCGTGCTCGCCGCCAAGAGCTCGATCAACGAGACCACCTTCAAGGCGGAGCCGGCCTCGCCCGGCGCTGCCACCCGAGGCATCGACCTCGGCGCGCTCCCGGTGCTCACCGGCTACGTGGTCACGATCCCGAAGGGGCGCGCGCAGGTCCACCTCAGGGGCCCCGAGGGGGATCCCATCCTGGCCACCTGGTCGATCGGCATCGGCCGCGCTGGGGCCTTCACCAGCGACTACAAGGACCGCTGGGGCCGCGCCTGGACCTCGTCGCCGGAGGCGTCGCGTCTGTTCGGCCAGCTCGCGCGCGATCTGACTCGACGCGCGGACGACCCGCGAGTGCGCCTCGAAGCCGACGCGGCCGGCGGCGAGCTGCACGTGCGAGCGAACCTGGTCGGCGACGACGGGCGCGCCGAGAGCTTCCGCCGGCTCAAGGCCCGCGTGGCGGGTCCCGACGGGTTCCAGCGCGAGATCCCCCTCGAGGCCGTGGGCGCCGGCGCCTACGCCGCGACCATCCCGCTCTCGCGCCCGGGCGCCTACATCGCGACGGCAATCGACGAGATCGCCGGCGACGCCGTCGCGACCACCGGGGCGGTGCTGAGCGCCGGCGAAGAGCTTCGGCCGACGGGCACCGACCGCGGCCTGCTGACCCGCGTCGCCGAGATCACCGGCGGACAGGTCCGCGACACGCTCGCCGGCATCTTCAAGGAGCGCAGCGTCAAGCGCTTCGCCTACACCAGCCTGACTCCGCCGCTCTTGCTCCTCGCCGCGCTCGCGCTGCTGTTCGGGGTCGGCGCGCGCAAGCTCGCCTTGCCGGAGCGCCTGAGCTCGCTCCCGGCCCGGTGGCGGGCGCGGGCGCGCGCGCGGGAGGCGCGCACCCAGGCCGCGGCCGAAGCGCGCGCGGAAGAGTCCCGAGCAGCCACCAGCACGCTGGGCGCGCTTCGGGAGCGCAAGCACGAGCGCGGTGCGGAGCTCCCGCACCCCCGCGTCACGACCGACGCCGCCCCCCCCAGCGTGCCTCGCTTCGGCCACGCGACCCCTGCCCCGCGACCGGTCGTCGCCCCGCCACCGGCGCACGCGGCCCAGGCCGGCGCCGAGCCTGCGGCGGGGCCAGCTTCCTCCCGTCAGATGAGCGCCGCCGAGATCCTGCTGGCACGCCGGCGCGGACGACGGAAGTAG
- a CDS encoding VWA domain-containing protein produces the protein MPIELRSPGGLWLLGLVVPLVLLYVLKVRRVQLRVASTWLWAVAERDLLAKSPFKRLLVQVPLLLQLAALLLLALAFAKPATRGGAIVGDHVAIVVDVSASMAARTPEGTTRIQAARAAAINVVRALGPGADALIIEAGREARIASPLDRDGRRLEAAIERLEPGDIEGNLGRSLAIAADRLRQLPGDKRIVVVTDRALTDPESLAAVSLPVDVVDVGGEASNTAIVRVDVRSGLDPATKRDQVQAFVLLAHYGKAPRDVFVTLRQRNVTEPLASRKLTLAPGERAPVVLTFEPTTGDRGTGLVVELSPDDALPTDDRAYARVPMGRKIPVVLAPGDGAPWVKRALSADPDVELLGASLQALSTAAVPDDALLVVDGACPAPLPGGDVLLLNPPAGKCRTALVGEPLERPSITSWSEADPRLRFLTLDGVEVARARKIETEGQADALVKTREGVLISDVSSPGRTGTLVGFDVGDSNWPLKASFVLFVRNVVELARSHRARGVTGPARTGEPMTVRVPPDLTSVEVEDPAGKKLSIPAKAGLTVVPEVARAGFYFVSWKGERPGSVLVAANLTSEVESNIAPKTLPSGGAPVRVSDAASVADSHTDWAWVLAALALAFIAFDAWWLTRRPRVGSPLAVAAPKLPDRPAARGGR, from the coding sequence ATGCCCATCGAGCTGCGTAGCCCCGGGGGTCTCTGGCTGCTCGGGCTCGTCGTGCCGTTGGTGCTCCTCTACGTGCTGAAGGTGCGCCGCGTACAGCTGCGCGTCGCCTCGACTTGGCTCTGGGCCGTCGCGGAGCGCGATCTGCTGGCAAAAAGCCCCTTCAAACGCCTGCTGGTGCAGGTCCCCCTGCTGCTTCAGCTCGCGGCTCTCTTGCTGCTCGCCCTCGCGTTCGCAAAGCCCGCCACGCGCGGGGGAGCCATCGTCGGCGACCACGTCGCCATCGTCGTGGACGTCAGCGCTTCGATGGCCGCGCGGACGCCCGAAGGCACGACCCGCATCCAGGCCGCCCGCGCGGCCGCCATCAACGTGGTGCGCGCGCTGGGACCGGGGGCGGACGCGCTGATTATCGAAGCGGGTCGCGAGGCCCGCATCGCCTCGCCGCTCGACCGGGATGGGCGCCGCCTGGAGGCGGCCATCGAGCGGCTCGAGCCCGGCGACATCGAGGGCAACCTGGGCCGCTCCCTGGCCATCGCGGCGGACCGCCTCCGGCAGCTGCCGGGGGACAAGCGCATCGTGGTCGTGACCGATCGAGCGCTCACCGATCCGGAGTCGCTCGCCGCCGTGTCGCTTCCGGTCGACGTGGTCGACGTCGGCGGCGAGGCGTCGAACACCGCCATCGTCCGGGTGGACGTGCGAAGTGGCCTGGATCCAGCCACGAAACGCGATCAAGTTCAGGCCTTCGTGCTGCTCGCCCACTACGGCAAGGCACCGCGGGACGTCTTCGTCACGCTCCGCCAGCGCAACGTGACCGAGCCCCTGGCGTCGCGGAAGCTGACGCTCGCGCCGGGCGAGCGGGCACCCGTGGTCCTCACCTTCGAGCCCACGACCGGCGACCGCGGCACGGGGCTGGTGGTCGAGCTGTCGCCGGACGACGCCCTGCCGACGGACGACCGGGCCTACGCCCGGGTGCCGATGGGGCGGAAGATCCCGGTCGTGCTCGCCCCGGGCGACGGCGCCCCTTGGGTGAAGCGCGCGCTCTCCGCGGATCCGGACGTGGAGCTCCTGGGCGCGAGCCTCCAAGCGCTCTCTACAGCGGCGGTCCCCGATGACGCGCTCTTGGTGGTGGACGGCGCGTGCCCCGCACCGCTGCCCGGGGGCGACGTCTTGCTGTTGAACCCGCCGGCCGGCAAGTGTCGCACGGCGCTGGTGGGCGAGCCCCTCGAGAGGCCCAGCATCACGTCCTGGAGCGAGGCCGACCCGCGCTTGCGTTTTCTGACCTTGGATGGGGTGGAGGTCGCCCGCGCTCGCAAAATCGAAACTGAGGGGCAAGCAGACGCACTAGTGAAGACCCGCGAGGGCGTGCTGATCAGCGACGTGTCCTCTCCAGGCCGTACCGGCACGTTGGTGGGCTTCGACGTCGGCGACAGCAACTGGCCCCTGAAGGCGTCGTTCGTGCTGTTCGTCCGCAACGTGGTGGAGCTCGCGCGCTCCCATCGGGCCCGCGGCGTCACCGGCCCAGCACGCACCGGCGAGCCGATGACGGTGCGGGTGCCGCCCGACCTCACCAGCGTCGAGGTGGAGGATCCGGCGGGAAAGAAGCTGTCGATCCCCGCCAAGGCGGGGCTCACGGTGGTGCCCGAGGTGGCTCGGGCCGGCTTCTACTTCGTGAGCTGGAAGGGCGAGCGCCCGGGCAGCGTGCTGGTGGCCGCCAACCTCACCAGCGAGGTCGAGAGCAACATCGCCCCCAAGACCCTGCCGAGCGGAGGCGCCCCGGTCCGGGTCTCGGACGCGGCGTCGGTGGCGGACTCGCACACCGACTGGGCGTGGGTGCTCGCCGCCCTGGCCCTGGCGTTCATCGCGTTCGACGCCTGGTGGTTGACGCGACGGCCCCGGGTCGGCTCGCCGCTGGCGGTCGCGGCGCCGAAGCTGCCGGACCGCCCCGCGGCGCGAGGTGGGCGGTGA
- a CDS encoding DUF58 domain-containing protein, with amino-acid sequence MSGTNPSLLDPEFIRELEALRRRLEIRARSGAAGEHAAKRRGGSAEFQEHRYYEPGDDLRRVDWLAFARTGTPVVKLFRAEEDVVVRLLLDASASLEFGDPPKIEVARRLAAALGYMALAGSQRAQVLVAGARETTTGISRRANARRGRGGLAGLLRDLGRDAPSGRVDLARAIDDVVAQSPRPGMLVVLSDFFDPGPVTAALSRAVVSGHDVALVQVVDRGEIEPKLEGDYELVDAETGQSLSITMDASAVEAYVLRFAGLVEELRAWARRHGASYVRVATDEALEGAVRRFVARSID; translated from the coding sequence GTGTCGGGTACGAATCCCTCGCTGCTCGACCCCGAGTTCATCCGCGAGCTCGAAGCGCTCAGGCGCCGACTGGAGATCCGCGCGCGGTCCGGAGCGGCGGGTGAGCACGCGGCCAAGCGCCGCGGCGGCTCCGCGGAGTTCCAGGAGCACCGCTACTACGAGCCTGGCGACGACCTGCGGCGCGTGGACTGGCTGGCGTTCGCCCGCACGGGCACCCCGGTCGTGAAGCTCTTTCGCGCCGAGGAGGACGTGGTCGTGCGCCTGCTCCTCGACGCCTCGGCGTCCCTCGAGTTCGGCGACCCGCCCAAGATCGAGGTCGCCCGCCGCCTGGCCGCGGCCCTGGGCTACATGGCGCTCGCCGGCTCGCAGCGCGCGCAGGTCCTGGTGGCGGGTGCCCGGGAGACGACGACCGGGATCTCGCGCCGGGCGAACGCCCGCCGCGGACGCGGTGGGCTCGCCGGGCTGCTCCGCGATCTCGGGCGCGACGCTCCGAGCGGACGCGTCGATCTGGCGCGCGCCATCGACGACGTGGTCGCACAGTCGCCTCGCCCCGGGATGCTGGTCGTGCTGAGCGACTTCTTCGATCCCGGGCCGGTGACCGCCGCGCTCAGCCGCGCGGTCGTGTCCGGACACGACGTGGCCCTCGTACAAGTGGTGGATCGAGGGGAAATCGAGCCGAAATTGGAGGGAGACTACGAGCTCGTCGATGCGGAGACGGGACAGTCGCTGAGCATCACGATGGATGCCAGCGCCGTCGAAGCCTACGTGCTCCGCTTCGCGGGTCTCGTGGAAGAGCTGCGCGCCTGGGCCCGACGCCACGGCGCGAGCTACGTACGCGTCGCAACGGACGAGGCCCTCGAAGGCGCCGTCCGACGATTCGTCGCTCGTTCCATCGACTGA
- a CDS encoding ABC transporter permease, with the protein MSAQTGRPTLADAPPSSRRIDRARIRVEKLRNDPNPIWMREMRQAARLGRTPIILAIITGLMALLMCAVGGVASVATEPAKVGVALFHTFFSLAFAVVTWIGPAVAASTIASERGGRTWEALSLTGLGATTIAQGKFLASLSYISLYIVMLVPVGALPFLFGGVSALEVLCAFALLFCFGVLSVAFGLSISSQFSSTAVAIVVTLLVAIPLSLLIYVLGGVVLSIAVHDLWPAIPKGAPVWLPTAYVRADFGLEYIAFLVAAPLATIALPAWFLYEITVANMGGISDDRSSGVRRWFLVAAPAFTIATVVPAFAVPSDYWAAVAIALSLTFLFLVVMAFVFAGEPLGPSRRVLIHWDRQRVGKLRRYLGPGITRACSLLMVVGTACVALQMAIGVALELSSRSPAAEENALRVVAFGGYVAGYCLFLAGFAAWTRARASTTSVPRALLVAALFLTTAGPWLAMAVAGVLTEGSDSAFVFASPSPTYVIVMLKQIGSTSPDSELVLAAGAACAFGWGLLGFGLFGAAATRTRRVVREHQKAQEKLDAMLAAEEEAARRGPEPEPEAAPAEAPTQES; encoded by the coding sequence ATGAGCGCGCAGACGGGCCGCCCGACCCTGGCTGACGCGCCGCCCTCGTCGCGGCGCATCGACCGCGCGCGCATCCGGGTGGAGAAGCTCCGGAACGACCCGAACCCGATCTGGATGCGGGAGATGCGCCAGGCCGCGCGCCTGGGCCGCACGCCGATCATCCTGGCCATCATCACCGGCCTGATGGCGCTCTTGATGTGCGCCGTGGGCGGCGTGGCCAGCGTCGCCACCGAGCCCGCCAAGGTCGGCGTCGCGCTGTTTCACACCTTCTTCTCGCTGGCCTTCGCCGTGGTCACCTGGATCGGCCCGGCGGTCGCGGCCAGCACCATCGCCAGCGAGCGCGGCGGTCGCACCTGGGAGGCGCTCTCGCTCACGGGCCTGGGCGCCACCACCATCGCCCAGGGGAAGTTCCTGGCGTCGCTCAGCTACATCTCCCTCTACATCGTGATGCTGGTGCCGGTGGGGGCGCTGCCCTTCCTGTTCGGCGGCGTCAGCGCGCTGGAGGTCTTGTGCGCCTTCGCGCTGCTGTTCTGCTTCGGCGTGCTGTCGGTCGCCTTCGGGCTCAGCATCAGCTCGCAGTTCTCCAGCACCGCGGTCGCCATCGTGGTCACGCTGCTGGTGGCCATCCCGCTCTCCTTGCTGATCTACGTGCTGGGCGGGGTGGTGCTCTCGATCGCCGTCCACGACCTCTGGCCGGCGATCCCCAAGGGCGCGCCGGTCTGGCTGCCCACGGCCTACGTCCGCGCCGACTTCGGCCTCGAATACATCGCGTTCCTGGTGGCGGCGCCCCTCGCGACAATCGCCCTGCCGGCCTGGTTCCTGTACGAAATCACCGTCGCCAACATGGGCGGCATCAGCGACGACCGCTCGAGCGGGGTCCGGCGCTGGTTCCTGGTAGCCGCGCCGGCCTTCACCATCGCCACGGTCGTGCCGGCCTTCGCCGTCCCGTCGGACTACTGGGCCGCGGTGGCCATCGCCCTCAGCCTGACCTTCCTGTTCCTGGTGGTGATGGCGTTCGTCTTCGCCGGCGAGCCCCTGGGCCCCTCGCGCCGGGTGCTGATCCACTGGGACCGGCAGCGGGTCGGCAAGCTCCGTCGCTATCTCGGACCCGGCATCACCCGCGCCTGTTCGCTGCTGATGGTCGTCGGCACCGCGTGCGTCGCGCTGCAGATGGCCATCGGCGTGGCCCTCGAGCTCAGCTCTCGTTCGCCCGCCGCCGAGGAGAACGCGTTGCGGGTCGTCGCGTTCGGCGGCTACGTCGCCGGCTACTGCCTGTTTCTGGCCGGCTTCGCCGCCTGGACCCGGGCCCGCGCCTCGACCACCAGCGTGCCCCGCGCGCTCTTGGTGGCCGCGTTGTTCTTGACCACGGCGGGACCTTGGCTGGCGATGGCCGTGGCCGGCGTACTGACCGAGGGCAGCGACAGCGCCTTCGTGTTCGCCTCGCCCTCCCCCACCTACGTGATCGTGATGCTCAAGCAGATCGGCAGCACCTCCCCGGACTCGGAGCTGGTGCTGGCGGCGGGCGCGGCCTGCGCGTTCGGCTGGGGATTGCTGGGATTTGGCCTGTTTGGTGCTGCCGCGACGCGCACTCGCCGCGTCGTGCGGGAGCACCAGAAGGCGCAGGAGAAGCTCGACGCCATGCTCGCGGCCGAGGAAGAAGCAGCTCGGCGTGGCCCCGAGCCCGAGCCCGAGGCGGCCCCGGCCGAAGCGCCGACCCAGGAGAGCTGA
- a CDS encoding ABC transporter ATP-binding protein, translating into MPGPSAGLIEPPAIRVRHLWHRYGSMDVLRDVSFEVGHGEIFGFIGPNGAGKTTTIRIMATLLDPMAGRVEIDGIDVSVDPDQVRRIIGYMPDHAGVYDRITVREYLEFFADAYRVANIGVVDAVIELTDLGNLQDRLVAALSKGMKQRLGLARILLHDPKILILDEPASDLDPRARIEIRDLLLELRELGKTIFLSSHILTELSDVCTSVGILERGKLVVAGPIGQIAERLEVQRAAEAVGLQPGATGAPAPVQAFVPAVPEPGPPPAGERAATGAPAPVITAGGAEIPSSTRKRLRLRVLGDSRVVLPLIAGGTGILSVEPGPGGQLTVYYVGNDRFVADVVRHLVANGVGIVGVEPERNELERIFLEVTRGDLQ; encoded by the coding sequence ATGCCCGGGCCGAGCGCCGGGCTGATCGAGCCGCCCGCGATCCGCGTGCGCCATCTCTGGCACCGCTACGGCTCCATGGACGTGCTGCGCGACGTGAGCTTCGAGGTCGGCCACGGCGAGATCTTCGGCTTCATCGGGCCGAACGGCGCCGGCAAGACCACCACCATCCGCATCATGGCGACGCTGCTCGACCCCATGGCGGGGCGGGTCGAGATCGACGGCATCGACGTCTCGGTCGATCCCGATCAGGTGCGGCGGATCATCGGCTACATGCCCGATCACGCGGGCGTCTACGACCGAATCACGGTGCGCGAGTACCTGGAGTTCTTCGCGGACGCCTATCGGGTGGCGAACATCGGCGTGGTGGACGCCGTGATCGAGCTCACCGACCTGGGCAACCTGCAAGACCGCCTGGTCGCGGCCCTCAGCAAGGGCATGAAGCAGCGCTTGGGCCTGGCCCGCATCCTGCTCCACGACCCGAAGATCCTGATCCTGGACGAGCCCGCGAGCGACCTCGACCCCCGCGCCCGCATCGAGATCCGCGATCTTCTGCTCGAGCTCCGCGAGCTCGGCAAGACCATCTTCCTGTCGAGCCACATCCTCACCGAGCTCAGCGACGTGTGCACCTCGGTGGGCATCCTGGAGCGCGGCAAGCTGGTGGTCGCTGGGCCCATCGGTCAGATCGCCGAGCGGCTGGAGGTGCAGCGCGCCGCGGAGGCGGTGGGGCTGCAGCCCGGCGCAACCGGAGCGCCGGCCCCGGTGCAAGCCTTCGTCCCGGCGGTGCCCGAGCCGGGACCTCCGCCCGCAGGGGAGCGCGCTGCGACCGGTGCTCCCGCACCCGTGATCACGGCGGGCGGGGCCGAGATCCCGTCGTCCACGCGCAAGCGCCTGCGCCTGCGCGTGCTCGGGGACTCGCGGGTCGTCCTGCCGCTGATCGCCGGCGGCACCGGGATCCTGAGCGTGGAGCCTGGGCCCGGCGGGCAGCTCACGGTCTACTACGTCGGCAACGACCGCTTCGTGGCCGACGTGGTCCGCCACCTGGTCGCCAACGGCGTCGGCATCGTCGGCGTCGAGCCCGAGCGCAACGAGCTCGAGCGCATCTTCCTGGAAGTCACCCGGGGGGATCTGCAATGA